A window from Flavobacterium gyeonganense encodes these proteins:
- a CDS encoding hydroxypyruvate isomerase family protein, producing MSVTFDRRTAIKGILAGTVTLGIPTDLFALAKPDEELKLDSMLKGRINHSVARWCFNDFDIETLCSEAKKIGITGIDLVGPKDWPILKKHNLVSTMCNGAELNLVDGFNDQKFHEQLIKNYTEMIPLVAQAGYKNLICFSGNTRGKTDEEGWNNCVLGLQKLIPLAEKHNVILVMELLNSKINHKDYQCSKTSWGVELAKRINSENFKLLYDIYHMQIDEGDVIRTIQENHKYIVHYHTGGVPGRNEIDETQELNYSAIMKAIANTGFTGFVGQEFIPKQKDKIASLKKAIAICDI from the coding sequence ATGAGTGTAACTTTTGATAGAAGAACTGCTATAAAAGGAATTCTTGCCGGAACTGTGACTTTAGGCATTCCGACAGATTTATTTGCTTTGGCTAAACCTGACGAAGAACTTAAATTAGATTCGATGCTGAAAGGAAGAATTAACCATTCCGTAGCTCGTTGGTGCTTTAATGATTTTGATATTGAAACACTTTGTTCAGAAGCTAAAAAAATTGGAATTACCGGTATTGATCTGGTTGGCCCAAAAGACTGGCCGATATTAAAGAAACACAATCTTGTTTCTACTATGTGCAATGGTGCAGAGTTAAATCTTGTCGATGGTTTCAACGACCAAAAGTTTCATGAACAGCTGATTAAAAATTATACCGAAATGATTCCGCTTGTAGCTCAGGCCGGCTATAAAAACCTGATTTGCTTTAGTGGAAACACAAGAGGGAAAACAGATGAAGAAGGCTGGAATAATTGTGTACTTGGATTGCAGAAATTGATTCCATTAGCAGAGAAACATAACGTAATCCTGGTTATGGAACTATTAAACAGCAAGATCAACCATAAAGATTATCAATGCAGTAAAACATCCTGGGGAGTAGAATTAGCAAAACGGATCAACTCTGAAAATTTTAAACTGCTCTATGACATTTACCATATGCAAATTGACGAAGGCGATGTTATCAGAACCATTCAGGAAAACCACAAATACATTGTTCACTACCATACGGGCGGTGTTCCGGGTCGAAATGAAATCGATGAAACGCAGGAACTCAATTATAGTGCAATAATGAAAGCTATTGCAAATACTGGTTTTACAGGTTTTGTGGGACAAGAATTTATTCCAAAACAAAAAGATAAAATAGCCTCTTTGAAAAAGGCAATTGCAATTTGTGATATCTAA
- a CDS encoding sugar phosphate isomerase/epimerase family protein yields MIKRRDFIINSGLALGALAIAPSLAFSAKPKNIGLQLYTLREDFSKNVKGVLEHVAKSGYKEVETYGFSADKGFFGTSAKDFKKILVDNGLKAPSGHYDFNSFIKDNNADFLKACIEGANQLGSEYITVPWLDEQLRGDLDSYKRIAQKINEAAVLCKQSGLKLAYHNHDFEFKKYGNQTGYDILLQETDKKLVDFELDLYWVVRSGNDPLQMFKANPGRFTMWHVKDMDKSKAEWNTEVGEGSINFKDIFAQAKLSGMQHFFVEQETNYSPNPMESVKTSWDFVAKNLI; encoded by the coding sequence ATGATAAAGAGAAGAGATTTTATAATTAATAGTGGTCTGGCTTTAGGTGCATTGGCAATCGCTCCTTCCCTTGCGTTTTCGGCTAAGCCAAAAAATATTGGACTTCAGTTATATACTTTGAGAGAAGATTTTTCTAAAAATGTCAAAGGAGTTTTAGAACATGTGGCCAAATCAGGCTACAAAGAAGTTGAAACGTATGGATTCTCAGCTGACAAAGGTTTTTTTGGCACTTCTGCAAAAGATTTCAAAAAAATATTGGTTGATAATGGACTTAAAGCACCAAGCGGACATTATGATTTTAATTCTTTTATAAAAGATAACAATGCTGATTTTCTAAAAGCTTGTATTGAAGGTGCCAATCAATTAGGAAGTGAGTATATAACTGTTCCCTGGCTGGATGAACAATTAAGAGGTGACTTAGACAGTTACAAAAGAATTGCGCAGAAAATAAATGAAGCAGCGGTTTTATGTAAACAATCAGGATTAAAATTAGCGTATCATAACCATGATTTTGAATTTAAAAAGTATGGAAATCAAACAGGATATGATATTTTACTACAGGAAACGGATAAAAAGTTAGTTGATTTTGAACTGGATTTATACTGGGTAGTCCGTTCAGGAAATGATCCTTTGCAAATGTTCAAAGCGAATCCGGGCCGATTTACGATGTGGCACGTAAAAGACATGGATAAATCCAAAGCAGAATGGAATACCGAAGTTGGCGAAGGAAGCATCAACTTTAAAGACATATTCGCACAGGCTAAACTATCCGGAATGCAGCACTTTTTTGTGGAACAGGAAACGAATTACTCTCCAAATCCAATGGAATCTGTTAAAACAAGCTGGGATTTTGTTGCTAAAAATTTGATTTAG
- a CDS encoding suppressor of fused domain protein gives MEFLEKKIKWEIGPTWKTHPEFFILEFDPNKIHNMWTYCTVGMSADLIDDNLIELVIYSPRQDNSLAELLTVHASHHRLTPFNIHHTSNIGRPWLENSVCDHAFISLPYLDGENLEIFQFDEKVIHCYWLIPITEKERDYKIEYGCEALEELFEKKELDYLNPLRTCLV, from the coding sequence TTGGAATTTCTGGAAAAAAAAATAAAATGGGAAATAGGCCCAACATGGAAAACTCATCCCGAGTTCTTTATTTTAGAATTTGATCCAAATAAAATTCACAATATGTGGACGTATTGTACTGTTGGAATGTCAGCTGATTTAATAGATGATAACTTAATTGAATTAGTCATTTATTCTCCGAGACAAGATAATTCTTTGGCCGAATTATTGACTGTTCATGCATCCCATCACAGATTAACCCCTTTTAATATTCATCATACCTCAAATATCGGAAGACCCTGGCTTGAAAATTCTGTCTGCGACCATGCCTTTATTTCATTACCTTATCTTGACGGAGAAAATCTGGAAATTTTTCAATTTGATGAAAAGGTAATTCATTGTTATTGGCTTATCCCAATTACAGAAAAAGAACGGGATTACAAAATAGAATATGGCTGTGAGGCATTAGAAGAATTATTCGAGAAAAAAGAATTGGATTATTTAAATCCTTTGAGAACTTGCTTAGTTTAA
- a CDS encoding tetratricopeptide repeat-containing sensor histidine kinase, producing the protein MVYSEQGDYTSSLKNYETGLKLYQQIDEKEGISKTLNNIGILYKSQQKYPKALQYLKEAYKIQTLLSEKNAPMTLTNIGVIYFETGEYQNAIQFYRKAQKGFEKNENKRGSALLNNYLGDYYKAQKNFILANEYYQKSLALYEEIQNKFGASLALYNIGLLLQEQKKYKEAVHFAAKSLAYAEEIGVLDQTYHSEELLSELYESLKEPEAALAHYKNSIIARDSISNQETSKKFAMAEMNYEYKKKEALLSEKHKREFQLIVFSVLGGILLIVLGWVIYNRMQVKRQLTIKKELAEYEQKALHLQMNPHFVFNCLSSISSFIVQNGTDSALKYLSKFSKLMRLTLEYSKGSLIPIDKEIESLQNYLELEQLRFENKFEFEINSSENVEFNVGLPPLLIQPFVENAILHGLVPKEGKGKINVDFDVQNNQLICTITDDGIGLSESKILKENSVTAHQSMALDITKKRLKIMESITSKSAKIEILELNSNKQTGTKAILYLPVQYIS; encoded by the coding sequence GTGGTCTATTCAGAACAAGGCGATTATACCTCATCTTTAAAAAATTATGAAACAGGGCTAAAATTATATCAACAGATTGACGAAAAGGAAGGCATTTCTAAAACCCTGAATAATATTGGAATTCTTTACAAATCCCAGCAAAAATACCCTAAAGCATTGCAATATCTTAAAGAGGCATACAAGATACAAACTCTTTTAAGTGAAAAAAATGCTCCCATGACATTGACTAACATTGGTGTTATTTATTTTGAAACTGGGGAATATCAAAATGCAATTCAGTTTTACCGAAAAGCTCAAAAAGGATTTGAGAAAAATGAAAACAAACGCGGTTCTGCATTACTCAATAATTATTTAGGAGATTATTACAAAGCACAGAAGAATTTTATTCTGGCGAATGAATATTATCAGAAATCATTGGCTCTTTATGAGGAAATTCAGAATAAATTCGGAGCTTCCCTGGCTTTGTATAACATTGGATTGTTATTGCAGGAGCAGAAAAAATATAAAGAGGCTGTACATTTTGCTGCGAAATCATTAGCCTATGCTGAGGAAATTGGTGTTCTGGATCAAACGTATCACTCGGAAGAATTGTTAAGTGAATTGTATGAATCCTTAAAAGAACCTGAAGCAGCACTGGCTCATTATAAAAATTCAATTATTGCCCGTGACAGTATCAGTAATCAGGAAACCAGCAAAAAGTTTGCAATGGCTGAAATGAATTATGAGTATAAGAAAAAAGAGGCCTTACTTTCTGAAAAGCACAAAAGAGAATTTCAGTTGATTGTGTTCTCTGTTTTGGGAGGGATTTTACTCATTGTTTTAGGCTGGGTCATTTATAATCGAATGCAGGTAAAACGCCAGCTCACAATTAAAAAAGAATTAGCGGAATATGAACAAAAGGCTCTGCATCTGCAAATGAACCCTCATTTTGTATTCAACTGTCTGAGTTCAATATCAAGTTTTATTGTACAAAACGGAACCGATTCGGCGCTAAAATATTTGTCGAAATTTTCGAAACTGATGCGTCTGACACTTGAATATTCTAAAGGTTCTCTTATCCCGATTGATAAGGAAATTGAAAGTCTTCAAAATTATCTGGAATTGGAACAGCTTCGTTTTGAGAATAAGTTTGAATTCGAAATCAATTCAAGCGAAAATGTCGAATTTAATGTGGGACTACCTCCTTTGCTAATTCAGCCTTTTGTTGAAAATGCGATTCTTCATGGTCTTGTTCCAAAAGAAGGAAAGGGAAAAATAAATGTTGATTTTGATGTTCAAAACAATCAGTTGATCTGCACCATTACCGATGACGGTATTGGACTATCAGAGTCTAAAATTTTAAAAGAAAATTCGGTTACGGCACATCAGTCGATGGCGTTGGATATTACAAAAAAACGCCTTAAGATTATGGAATCTATTACATCCAAATCAGCAAAAATTGAAATTCTGGAATTAAATTCAAACAAACAAACAGGTACAAAAGCAATATTGTATTTGCCTGTTCAATACATATCATAA
- a CDS encoding LytR/AlgR family response regulator transcription factor, with protein MITALLIDDDKHLRTGLKALLERYTNDIFIVGEAESVKTGIAAIEKLRPQVIFLDIHLTDGTGFDILENLSKVNGKVKAHVVFITAHEQYALKAFKFSALDFILKPVDPEELQDTIVKIKEAAGKKNSFENIDLLLENIRKKVDNFKRIALSTSDGIHLFEVADIIRCEAKANYTEFFIKNHKPVLISKTLKEYEEMLTEHGFERIHQSHLINLSYLKSYIKSDGGYVIMADNSNIPIAQSKKEKLQELIKSL; from the coding sequence ATGATAACAGCATTACTAATTGACGATGATAAACATTTACGAACCGGTTTAAAAGCACTTTTAGAACGTTACACCAATGATATTTTTATTGTGGGTGAAGCCGAAAGTGTCAAAACAGGGATAGCTGCTATTGAAAAATTGCGCCCTCAGGTTATTTTTCTTGATATTCATCTCACTGATGGGACCGGTTTTGATATTTTGGAAAACCTTTCAAAAGTAAACGGAAAAGTAAAAGCACATGTTGTTTTCATTACAGCACATGAGCAATATGCTTTGAAAGCTTTTAAGTTCAGTGCTTTAGATTTTATTCTGAAACCCGTAGATCCTGAAGAATTACAGGATACAATAGTAAAAATAAAAGAAGCAGCTGGTAAAAAGAACTCTTTTGAAAACATTGATTTGCTGCTCGAAAACATTCGGAAAAAAGTAGATAATTTCAAACGAATCGCTTTATCAACAAGTGACGGAATTCATTTGTTTGAAGTTGCAGATATTATTCGTTGCGAAGCGAAAGCCAATTATACCGAGTTTTTTATAAAGAACCATAAACCGGTTTTAATCTCGAAAACATTAAAAGAATATGAAGAAATGCTCACTGAACATGGTTTTGAGCGTATTCATCAATCGCATTTAATTAACCTTTCCTATTTGAAATCGTATATAAAATCAGATGGCGGTTATGTAATTATGGCGGATAACAGCAACATTCCAATAGCTCAAAGTAAAAAGGAAAAACTACAGGAACTGATCAAATCCTTATAA
- a CDS encoding nucleoside permease gives MNTTIRIKLSVMMFLEFFIWGAWFVTLGTFLGSNLKASGAETAAVFSTQSWGAIIAPFIIGLIADRYFNAEKILGLLHLAGAFLMYQMYQSTDVGMFYIYVLSYMVLYMPTLALVNSVAFNQMKDAEKEFANIRVWGTIGWILAGLSISFFFHWDSAEAVSNGLLKNTFLLAGISALVLGLLSFTLPKTPPKISEGKIKIGDIIGLDALRLLKDKNFFIFFISSILICIPLAFYYQNAHPFLTSAGVENPTGKMAIGQISEALFLLFIPVFFARFGFKKTILVGMLAWAVRYVLFAYGNGGDLSFMLITGIALHGICYDFFFVSGQIYTNSKAGEKYKSAAQGLITLATYGIGMLIGFAVAGWITDNYKTVEGTINWLMVWIIPAGIAFAVFLIFALLFQDKNKLANEI, from the coding sequence ATGAATACAACTATCCGCATTAAATTATCTGTAATGATGTTCCTGGAATTTTTTATCTGGGGAGCATGGTTTGTTACTCTTGGCACTTTTTTAGGAAGCAACCTAAAAGCTTCCGGTGCAGAGACAGCAGCCGTTTTTTCTACCCAATCCTGGGGAGCTATCATTGCACCTTTCATTATTGGTTTGATTGCAGATCGTTATTTTAATGCGGAGAAAATCTTAGGTCTTTTACATTTAGCAGGTGCCTTTTTAATGTATCAAATGTATCAGTCGACAGATGTTGGAATGTTTTATATATATGTATTGAGTTATATGGTTTTGTATATGCCAACACTGGCTTTAGTAAATTCGGTTGCATTTAATCAGATGAAAGATGCGGAGAAGGAATTTGCAAATATCAGGGTTTGGGGTACAATTGGATGGATTTTGGCTGGATTGTCTATTAGCTTCTTCTTTCATTGGGATTCTGCAGAAGCTGTTTCTAACGGATTGCTTAAAAATACATTTCTTTTGGCCGGAATTTCGGCTTTGGTTTTGGGCTTATTGAGTTTTACTCTGCCTAAAACCCCTCCAAAAATCAGTGAAGGAAAAATTAAAATTGGTGATATTATTGGTCTGGATGCTTTAAGGCTTTTAAAGGATAAAAATTTCTTCATCTTTTTTATTTCATCGATTCTGATTTGCATTCCATTGGCTTTTTATTATCAAAATGCACACCCTTTCCTTACGTCTGCCGGAGTTGAAAATCCAACAGGAAAAATGGCTATAGGCCAAATATCTGAAGCCTTGTTTTTGTTATTTATTCCGGTATTTTTTGCCCGTTTTGGTTTTAAGAAAACAATTCTGGTGGGAATGTTAGCCTGGGCAGTGCGCTACGTTTTATTTGCTTATGGGAATGGCGGTGATTTGAGTTTTATGCTGATCACAGGAATTGCTTTACATGGAATTTGTTACGACTTTTTCTTTGTATCGGGACAAATTTATACCAATTCAAAAGCAGGCGAAAAATACAAAAGTGCCGCTCAGGGCTTGATTACATTGGCTACTTACGGTATCGGAATGTTGATTGGATTTGCTGTTGCAGGCTGGATTACCGATAATTATAAAACTGTTGAAGGAACAATAAACTGGTTAATGGTATGGATTATTCCTGCCGGAATCGCTTTTGCCGTATTTTTAATTTTTGCTCTATTATTTCAGGATAAAAATAAATTAGCAAATGAAATTTAG
- a CDS encoding 3-keto-disaccharide hydrolase encodes MKKIITAILAFTLFQTLHAQKGFKPIFDGKTTTGWHTYGKTTASAGWKVEDGVLHLDPEAAKNGQGGDLVTDAEYENFHLKLEWKVAPKANSGIIFYVNENPQKYKNTYETGLEMQVLDNNGHPDGKITKHRAGDLYDLIQSKSEPVKPVGEWNTAEVVCKNGKLTFVLNGVIIVETVLWDDNFKALVAGSKFKEWPAFGTFKKGKIALQDHGDNVWYRNISIKEWNTMETTTGCK; translated from the coding sequence ATGAAAAAGATTATCACAGCTATATTAGCATTCACTTTATTTCAAACCTTACACGCTCAAAAAGGATTCAAACCTATCTTTGACGGAAAAACAACTACAGGCTGGCACACTTACGGAAAAACAACAGCAAGCGCCGGATGGAAGGTTGAAGACGGCGTATTGCATTTAGACCCTGAAGCCGCCAAAAATGGTCAGGGAGGAGATTTAGTAACGGATGCCGAATATGAAAATTTCCATTTAAAATTAGAATGGAAAGTCGCTCCAAAAGCGAATAGCGGAATTATTTTTTATGTGAATGAAAACCCGCAAAAATATAAAAACACGTATGAAACCGGTTTAGAAATGCAGGTTTTAGACAATAATGGCCATCCCGACGGAAAAATAACGAAACACCGTGCCGGAGATTTATATGATTTAATCCAAAGCAAATCGGAACCGGTTAAGCCAGTCGGAGAATGGAATACGGCAGAAGTGGTTTGTAAAAACGGAAAACTGACTTTTGTCTTAAATGGAGTTATTATTGTAGAAACGGTACTTTGGGATGATAATTTTAAAGCTCTGGTTGCAGGAAGTAAATTCAAGGAATGGCCAGCTTTCGGAACATTCAAAAAAGGAAAAATTGCTTTGCAGGACCACGGCGATAACGTATGGTACCGCAATATTTCCATTAAAGAATGGAATACTATGGAAACTACAACAGGCTGTAAATAA
- a CDS encoding DUF7619 domain-containing protein encodes MQRKILLFVLLLTTIVKAQNVAIPDANFKVKLLEADVTNSIALNAAGISIKIDANNNGEIDVNEALEVFQLKVSNSGILNLTGIASFANLKNLDCSSNILLNLDVTALTNLTNLNCSVNYLTTFNVSTLTNLVNLFLDQNQLTSLNISGLNNLKILFCSNNKLKNLNVNGSANLKTLFCSNNQLTSLDLTGLTNLDILLCETNKLTNLNVSGLTNLKSLMCSYNNLANLNLNGVTNLDKLECNYNMLTSLDVSTLTKLTYLSCFYNQITSLDLSSTTLLTDLSCGENHITILNLNGLSNLKTLACSYLPDNLVINGSDLTALKTFQYTGSNSVLTLNGFPNIENLNLNLSPASITLNVSGFNNLANIYMFNNQTTSLTVNGSGTTNIKSINCSNGLLTSLNLNGLNNLASLNCNNNKLTSLNLTNLTNLTSLNFGINKISNIDLSSVPNLKHLDCNNNVLGSLDVSGLSNLEYLDCSNHISINAIGNQITSLAVGGLTKLKYLDCSNYGYDGVLGALGNVITSLNVNNLTLLEQLKCSKNRLPSLIVNGLTNLTTLDCSYNLLMSLDLIGLTQLSNLNYAHNQLSNLNMVGLVNIKDLDCSYNTISTLNVSTMPNITTLNCSYNTLTTLDLSGLTQLTKLHCGNNLLTNLDVNTFTNLTSLSCNNNKLTTLDVNNLTNLDYLQCGANKLSGLNVNNLTKLTSLYCSGNELTNLDISSLTSLLYLGCSVNQLTSIDLTALTNLLDIECRNNQLTNIDISTLSNLRSIDCRFNQITNLDVSNCPELHTVSCTNNQITTLDVSSLKNLSGLHCANNLLTNLFMKNGRNESNLDFSGNPGLAYICADDAQMGYVQSQLNSMGMTTTVANSYCSFTPGGQHNTVVGTTIFDGNNNGCNLNDPLHPNIRIDINDGTTIGSAFTNTDGTSTFYTQAGTYSIFPNIENAAAFNISPASATINFTDNNYNTNYQSFCLSANGVHPDVEIVISPITPARPGFDSAYRIVYKNKGNQVLSGTITLAFDDSKMDLLSATPVVDTETTNNLEWAYNGLLPFESRTIDLEFNVNSPVETPAVNNGDIFHFTVAITPVSGDESPADNSFTYHQTVVGSFDPNDITCLEGESVSPGTIGEYLHYIVNFENTGTYEAENIVVKIAVDESKYDISSLQLLNSSHSSKTVIHGNIVEFVFEKIHLAASSTSKQKNPVGGHGNILFKIKTNDDLLNGDYVDKTANIFFDYNAPIETNKAETVFESLGNKDFEVDKSISLYPNPTKGNVNISSDTIIKYIELFDVQGRLLQTAIENDTTSKFDISNKPNGLYFVRITTEKGIKVEKLIKE; translated from the coding sequence ATGCAAAGAAAAATACTTTTGTTTGTGCTATTACTGACCACGATAGTAAAGGCACAAAATGTTGCTATCCCCGATGCAAATTTCAAAGTCAAATTGCTGGAAGCTGATGTTACAAATTCCATAGCACTAAATGCTGCCGGAATCTCAATTAAAATCGACGCCAACAACAACGGCGAAATTGATGTAAATGAAGCTTTGGAAGTATTTCAGCTGAAAGTTTCGAATTCAGGAATTCTTAATTTAACCGGGATTGCCAGTTTTGCCAATCTTAAAAATTTAGATTGTTCCAGTAACATTCTTTTAAACCTTGATGTTACAGCTTTAACCAATCTGACGAACTTAAATTGTTCCGTCAATTATCTGACTACATTCAATGTTAGTACATTAACCAATCTTGTCAACCTTTTTCTGGACCAAAACCAACTAACAAGTCTGAATATTAGTGGTTTGAATAATCTTAAAATTTTATTCTGCAGTAACAATAAACTGAAAAACCTTAATGTTAATGGCTCAGCTAATCTTAAAACTTTATTTTGCAGCAACAATCAACTGACAAGCCTTGATCTTACCGGGTTAACCAATCTGGATATACTGCTCTGCGAAACTAATAAACTCACCAATCTTAATGTAAGCGGATTAACCAATCTTAAATCATTGATGTGTAGTTATAATAATTTGGCTAATCTGAACTTAAATGGTGTAACAAATCTTGATAAACTGGAGTGTAATTATAACATGCTTACCAGTCTGGATGTTAGTACTCTGACTAAACTTACTTATCTTTCTTGCTTTTACAATCAAATTACAAGTTTAGATTTAAGCAGTACAACTCTTTTAACAGATTTAAGCTGCGGCGAAAATCATATTACAATTCTAAATCTAAATGGATTAAGCAATCTTAAAACCTTGGCATGTTCCTATTTGCCTGATAATTTAGTTATTAATGGATCCGACTTAACAGCTTTAAAAACATTTCAATACACAGGTTCTAATTCAGTTTTAACCTTAAATGGTTTTCCGAATATTGAAAACCTCAATTTGAATTTAAGTCCGGCAAGTATCACATTAAATGTATCAGGCTTTAACAATCTTGCTAATATTTATATGTTTAATAATCAGACTACCAGTTTGACTGTAAACGGTTCGGGAACGACCAATATCAAATCTATCAACTGTTCTAATGGTTTATTGACAAGTTTAAATTTAAATGGCTTAAACAACCTTGCTTCGTTAAATTGTAATAATAACAAACTGACAAGTCTGAATTTAACTAATTTGACGAATCTGACTTCATTGAATTTTGGTATAAATAAAATAAGCAATATCGACTTAAGCAGCGTTCCTAATTTAAAGCATTTGGACTGTAATAATAACGTACTGGGAAGTTTAGATGTAAGCGGATTATCAAATCTGGAATATTTAGATTGTTCGAATCATATTTCGATAAACGCAATTGGCAACCAAATTACTTCTTTAGCTGTTGGGGGATTAACAAAACTAAAATATTTAGATTGTTCCAATTATGGTTATGATGGCGTATTAGGAGCATTAGGAAACGTAATTACTTCTTTGAATGTAAATAATTTAACGCTGCTGGAACAATTAAAATGTTCCAAAAACCGTCTTCCCTCGTTAATTGTAAACGGGTTGACAAATCTGACTACTTTAGATTGTTCTTATAATTTATTGATGAGTTTAGATTTGATAGGATTGACACAATTGTCAAATTTGAATTACGCTCATAATCAATTGTCAAATCTGAATATGGTTGGATTGGTAAATATTAAAGACTTAGACTGTTCCTATAATACTATAAGTACTTTGAATGTTTCCACTATGCCGAATATAACAACATTGAATTGTAGTTATAACACACTTACAACATTAGATTTAAGCGGACTAACCCAGCTTACTAAACTGCATTGTGGCAATAATTTACTAACCAATTTGGATGTAAATACGTTTACAAACCTGACTAGCTTAAGCTGCAACAACAACAAACTGACTACGCTGGATGTAAATAATTTAACCAACCTTGACTATTTGCAATGCGGTGCTAATAAACTTTCCGGACTGAATGTAAATAACCTGACCAAACTCACAAGCTTATATTGCAGCGGTAATGAGCTGACAAATCTTGATATCAGCAGTTTAACGTCATTATTATATTTAGGATGCAGTGTTAATCAGCTTACGTCTATTGATCTTACAGCTTTGACCAATCTTTTGGATATAGAATGCAGAAACAATCAATTAACGAATATTGATATCAGTACTTTATCAAATTTGAGGTCTATTGATTGCAGATTTAATCAAATTACAAATCTTGATGTAAGTAATTGCCCTGAACTTCATACTGTATCTTGTACTAACAATCAAATTACAACCCTTGATGTGAGTTCATTAAAAAATCTTTCAGGTTTACATTGTGCCAATAATTTGCTCACGAATTTATTCATGAAAAACGGGCGCAACGAAAGCAATCTCGATTTTTCCGGAAATCCGGGCTTAGCTTACATTTGTGCCGATGATGCTCAAATGGGGTATGTGCAATCACAATTAAACAGCATGGGAATGACAACAACAGTAGCTAATTCTTACTGCAGCTTCACTCCGGGAGGACAACACAATACAGTAGTAGGAACCACAATATTTGACGGAAATAATAACGGCTGTAATCTTAACGATCCATTGCATCCGAACATCAGAATTGATATAAACGATGGAACTACTATCGGATCAGCTTTTACAAATACTGACGGAACTTCTACATTCTATACCCAGGCAGGAACTTATAGTATCTTTCCAAACATAGAAAACGCAGCAGCATTCAATATCTCACCTGCATCAGCAACAATTAACTTTACAGATAATAATTACAATACGAATTACCAAAGTTTTTGTTTGTCAGCCAATGGTGTACATCCAGATGTAGAAATAGTAATCAGTCCAATCACGCCTGCAAGACCGGGCTTTGATTCAGCATACAGAATTGTTTATAAAAATAAAGGGAATCAGGTGCTTTCAGGTACTATTACATTAGCTTTTGATGATTCAAAAATGGATTTGCTGTCGGCTACACCAGTAGTTGATACCGAAACAACGAATAATTTAGAATGGGCTTATAATGGTCTGCTGCCTTTTGAAAGTCGTACAATTGATCTCGAATTCAATGTAAATAGTCCGGTAGAAACTCCAGCGGTGAATAATGGTGATATATTCCATTTTACAGTTGCCATAACGCCGGTTTCGGGAGATGAATCGCCTGCTGATAATAGTTTTACGTATCATCAAACCGTTGTAGGTTCATTTGATCCTAATGATATTACCTGTCTGGAAGGCGAGAGCGTTTCTCCAGGCACAATTGGCGAATATTTGCATTACATTGTCAATTTTGAAAATACCGGAACGTATGAAGCTGAGAATATAGTTGTGAAAATCGCTGTTGATGAAAGTAAATATGATATCAGTTCTTTACAGCTATTAAATTCATCACATTCTTCTAAGACGGTTATTCACGGAAATATTGTTGAATTTGTTTTTGAAAAAATCCATTTGGCTGCTTCTTCTACTTCTAAACAGAAAAACCCTGTAGGAGGGCACGGAAATATTTTATTCAAAATTAAAACAAACGATGATCTTCTTAATGGTGATTACGTAGACAAAACGGCTAATATCTTTTTTGATTACAATGCACCAATTGAAACCAATAAAGCTGAAACTGTTTTTGAATCATTAGGAAATAAGGATTTTGAAGTTGATAAAAGTATTTCATTATATCCAAATCCTACTAAAGGTAATGTAAATATCAGCAGTGATACTATTATAAAATACATTGAACTGTTTGATGTTCAGGGAAGACTGCTTCAAACTGCAATTGAAAATGATACTACATCTAAGTTTGATATTTCGAATAAACCAAACGGACTTTACTTTGTCAGAATCACTACTGAGAAAGGAATCAAAGTAGAAAAATTAATTAAGGAATAA